GATCGCGCTGTTAGGTCCATCGGGCTGCGGAAAAACGACGACGCTGCGGATGCTGGCTGGTTTTATGTCTCCTGACGAGGGGCGAATCCTGGCAGGCGATCGGGTGGTGTCTTCCCCCACGCGCACCATTCCGCCAGAGAAGCGCAATATGTCGATGATTTTCCAGAGCTACGCCATCTGGCCCCACAAAACGGTGTTTGAAAACGTGGCGTTTGGCTTGGAACTGCGAAATGTGAATCGAAACCAGATTCGATCGCAGGTCAGCCGTGCGTTAGAAATCGTGCATCTGAGCCATTTAGCACACCGTTATCCCTCGGAGCTTTCCGGCGGACAGCAGCAGCGGGTGGCGCTAGCAAGGGCGATCGTAATTGAGCCGGAGATCCTGCTCCTGGATGAGCCTTTGTCTAACCTGGATGCCAGCCTGCGGGACGAGATGCGAAGCGAGGTGCGAAATCTGCACGATCAGCTTAAGCTCACCACCGTATATGTAACGCACGATCAGGACGAGGCTTTGGTTTTAGCCGATCGGATTGTGGTGATGTACGAGGGCACCATTCAGCAGGTGGGTACGCCCGAAGAAATCTATGAAAGCCCGGCAACGGAATTTGTGGCGCGGTTTATCGGACGCTGTAATGTCCTTCCCGGAACGCTTCTGTCTTCTGGACAGGTGGACGTGGGCGGCATACTGATTGCGGCAGAGGATCGGGCGGCAGGCGTGGTTCCCGGTAACGAAGTGGCTCTCAGCGTTAGACCGCACTCGATCATCATGGATCCGCTGCACTGCATCAATGATCCGTCTGGAGCAAATTGCTTTACCGCCATTGTCGAAAAGCAGGAATACTACGGCGAATTTCGCGACTACC
This is a stretch of genomic DNA from Leptolyngbya ohadii IS1. It encodes these proteins:
- a CDS encoding ABC transporter ATP-binding protein: MASLTLDQLTKYFNNSCAVDHIDLHVADGELIALLGPSGCGKTTTLRMLAGFMSPDEGRILAGDRVVSSPTRTIPPEKRNMSMIFQSYAIWPHKTVFENVAFGLELRNVNRNQIRSQVSRALEIVHLSHLAHRYPSELSGGQQQRVALARAIVIEPEILLLDEPLSNLDASLRDEMRSEVRNLHDQLKLTTVYVTHDQDEALVLADRIVVMYEGTIQQVGTPEEIYESPATEFVARFIGRCNVLPGTLLSSGQVDVGGILIAAEDRAAGVVPGNEVALSVRPHSIIMDPLHCINDPSGANCFTAIVEKQEYYGEFRDYQVRLEQSPITLSVVTPPHIRHQVGDRMMVAIPPEACRVVPRSTQITNKLNQTIVAMTA